In a single window of the Paramagnetospirillum magnetotacticum MS-1 genome:
- a CDS encoding bacteriohemerythrin has translation MAIEWNDRLAIDKGIIDQDHRVLIDLCSTFIRLKESAGKAELARVIADLEHYARSHFWRESELQRRIGFCYAEQQTDEHRQLVASLGEVAVRFFHAKEAEAVRAVSNELGKLLHSWLIDHILKSDIHMVAYRTEIAAMAKDMTPMDGADKGAAVRTIGSDVLYNLSIDNGVIDDDHHHLIELINDFILGTSEAVGHAYLDATLIKLQAYTQSHFSREEDLQAAVGFPFAVAHKQAHQSLIASLGGFQAQLSR, from the coding sequence ATGGCGATAGAGTGGAATGATCGCCTTGCGATTGACAAGGGCATCATCGACCAGGACCATCGGGTGTTGATCGACCTTTGCTCCACCTTCATCAGGCTAAAGGAAAGTGCGGGAAAGGCTGAACTGGCTAGGGTTATTGCTGACCTTGAACATTATGCCCGCTCTCATTTCTGGCGGGAGAGCGAACTACAGCGCCGGATTGGTTTCTGCTATGCCGAACAACAGACCGATGAGCATCGGCAATTGGTCGCCAGCCTCGGCGAGGTCGCAGTGCGGTTCTTCCACGCCAAGGAAGCCGAGGCGGTGCGGGCGGTGAGTAACGAACTCGGTAAACTGCTGCATAGCTGGTTGATCGACCACATTCTCAAGTCTGACATTCACATGGTCGCCTATCGCACTGAGATCGCCGCCATGGCGAAAGACATGACGCCCATGGATGGTGCCGACAAGGGGGCGGCAGTAAGAACGATCGGCAGCGACGTGCTTTATAACCTGTCCATCGATAACGGGGTCATTGATGACGACCATCATCACCTGATTGAGTTGATCAACGACTTTATCTTGGGAACCTCTGAAGCTGTTGGGCATGCGTATTTGGATGCGACCCTCATAAAGCTGCAGGCCTATACCCAATCCCATTTCTCGCGAGAAGAGGACCTGCAAGCCGCCGTTGGCTTTCCCTTCGCCGTCGCTCATAAGCAGGCACACCAATCCCTGATTGCCTCGCTGGGGGGCTTCCAGGCTCAACTCTCTCGGTAA
- a CDS encoding IS3 family transposase, with product MKKSRFTDAQIMAILRQAEDGIPVLNLCREHQMSSATFYKWRAKYGGMDASMISEMKGLEDENRRLKKMFAELNQVWSMDFMADRLEDGRAFRLLNVLDDFNREGLGIEVDFSLPAERVVRMLNRIIEWRGSPKAIRVDNGPEYISGTLMKWAEKRGIALQHIQPGKPQQNAYVERYNRTVRHEWLGQFLFETIQEVQDHATDWLWTYNNDRPNMAIGGITPAQKLKLAA from the coding sequence ATGAAGAAGAGCCGATTTACGGATGCCCAGATCATGGCGATCCTGCGCCAGGCGGAGGACGGCATTCCGGTGCTGAACCTGTGCCGCGAGCACCAGATGAGCAGCGCGACCTTTTACAAATGGCGGGCCAAGTACGGAGGCATGGACGCGTCCATGATCTCGGAGATGAAGGGCCTTGAGGATGAGAACCGGCGGCTGAAGAAGATGTTCGCCGAGCTCAACCAGGTGTGGTCCATGGATTTCATGGCTGACCGGCTGGAGGACGGGAGGGCCTTCAGGCTGCTCAACGTGCTCGACGACTTCAACCGCGAAGGGCTCGGCATCGAGGTGGATTTCTCGCTACCCGCCGAACGGGTCGTACGCATGCTGAACCGGATCATCGAATGGCGTGGCAGCCCCAAAGCCATTCGGGTCGATAACGGCCCGGAATACATCAGCGGCACGTTGATGAAATGGGCTGAAAAACGAGGGATTGCTCTCCAGCATATCCAGCCCGGCAAGCCCCAGCAGAACGCCTATGTGGAGCGCTACAACCGGACGGTCCGCCACGAATGGCTGGGCCAGTTCCTCTTCGAAACCATCCAGGAGGTGCAAGATCACGCCACGGATTGGCTATGGACCTACAACAACGACAGACCCAATATGGCCATCGGCGGCATCACACCCGCCCAGAAACTGAAATTGGCCGCGTGA
- a CDS encoding XkdF-like putative serine protease domain-containing protein, giving the protein MAAATIAMTAPITKTDAAERLVFGWASVIEENGQPVVDRQGDVITEAELEKAAYDFAENARAAGEMHTNIGVGELVESVVLTKQKQQAMGIDLGRVGWWIGFRVTPDVFEKVASGVYRAFSIGGTGQRVAINQSEINTMTAKSFGEVLAKKHRVRTAGAPRTPQSAPKAMTTPQTPSAPLAPPESPLIKTEMAEAARVSGKPQNGTGDVVGKVAEPPLIRAAMAAAAAARR; this is encoded by the coding sequence ATGGCCGCCGCCACCATCGCCATGACGGCGCCGATCACGAAGACCGACGCCGCCGAGCGTTTGGTCTTCGGCTGGGCCAGCGTCATCGAAGAGAACGGCCAGCCCGTGGTGGATCGCCAGGGCGACGTGATCACCGAGGCGGAACTGGAAAAGGCCGCATACGATTTTGCCGAGAACGCCCGCGCCGCCGGGGAGATGCATACCAACATCGGCGTGGGCGAACTCGTCGAGTCCGTGGTGCTGACGAAGCAAAAGCAGCAGGCGATGGGCATCGACCTGGGCAGGGTGGGTTGGTGGATCGGATTCAGGGTGACGCCGGATGTGTTCGAGAAAGTGGCCTCCGGCGTCTATCGCGCTTTCTCCATCGGCGGCACCGGCCAGCGGGTCGCCATCAATCAGTCGGAGATCAACACCATGACCGCCAAATCGTTCGGCGAAGTCCTCGCCAAGAAGCACCGCGTCCGCACCGCCGGAGCGCCGAGGACGCCCCAGAGCGCCCCCAAGGCCATGACCACCCCCCAGACGCCTTCCGCGCCCCTGGCGCCCCCGGAAAGCCCGCTGATCAAGACCGAGATGGCCGAGGCCGCTCGGGTCTCTGGGAAGCCTCAGAACGGCACGGGTGATGTTGTCGGCAAGGTGGCCGAGCCGCCCCTGATCCGTGCCGCCATGGCCGCCGCCGCAGCCGCGAGACGCTGA
- a CDS encoding helix-turn-helix domain-containing protein, with translation MDVMNEPLTWTEPVTAKKLNLALPTLRKLVDQGSGPPCILVNGRRRYRPTSVMAWLEALEKVEAA, from the coding sequence ATGGATGTGATGAATGAACCCCTGACGTGGACCGAGCCGGTGACGGCCAAGAAGCTGAACCTTGCCTTACCGACCTTGCGCAAGCTGGTGGATCAGGGGAGCGGGCCGCCGTGCATCCTGGTCAACGGAAGGCGTCGGTATCGCCCGACCAGCGTCATGGCTTGGCTGGAGGCGCTGGAAAAGGTCGAGGCTGCATAA
- a CDS encoding tyrosine-type recombinase/integrase — MSGIDPAKAKEAAKPATTLNELIDRYLEAADAGILVGRAGTPKKASTIETDKYRVNALVRPALGKLALADIDRKVIEKFMNDVALGKIKSIGAKTAKNRGRTNTRGGRGAATRTIGLLGGILAFGVKEGEIPSNPVIGIKRFKDTKNERFLSGEELAKLGDVLRQAEANFRAWEVARKAWEGDGRQGKAPVRPSNAEAPAAIGVIRLLALTGMRRGEALALDWGEVDFEYGLLQLADSKTGRKSVPLGAAARQLLAAIPKPEGGGLVFRGPSGGPVGGLPHIWERIRKRAGLDGVRLHDLRHSYAAVGASGGQSLPILGAILGHSDTATTQRYAHLTASPVQAAADLISKNIAAALDGRPAAKPKRLRVVT, encoded by the coding sequence GTGAGCGGCATCGACCCGGCTAAGGCGAAGGAAGCCGCGAAGCCTGCCACGACCCTTAACGAATTGATCGACCGATACTTGGAGGCCGCTGACGCTGGAATTTTGGTTGGGCGGGCGGGAACGCCTAAGAAGGCTTCCACCATCGAGACCGACAAGTACAGGGTCAACGCTCTGGTCCGTCCGGCCTTGGGCAAGTTGGCCCTGGCCGACATTGACCGCAAGGTGATCGAGAAGTTCATGAACGACGTGGCCTTGGGCAAAATCAAAAGCATCGGGGCCAAGACAGCCAAGAATCGGGGGCGGACCAACACCAGGGGAGGTAGAGGGGCGGCCACTCGTACCATTGGGCTGTTGGGCGGAATACTCGCCTTCGGCGTCAAGGAGGGAGAGATACCCTCCAACCCTGTCATCGGCATCAAGAGGTTTAAGGATACGAAAAATGAGCGTTTCCTGAGCGGTGAAGAGTTGGCGAAGCTGGGCGATGTGCTCCGGCAAGCGGAAGCCAACTTCCGGGCTTGGGAGGTGGCCCGGAAGGCTTGGGAAGGTGATGGACGCCAGGGAAAGGCCCCAGTGCGCCCCAGCAACGCCGAGGCACCCGCCGCCATCGGCGTGATCAGATTGTTGGCGTTGACCGGGATGCGCCGTGGCGAAGCCTTGGCGCTCGACTGGGGCGAGGTGGATTTCGAGTATGGCCTTCTCCAACTTGCCGACTCCAAGACGGGACGGAAGTCAGTGCCCCTCGGTGCTGCCGCCCGGCAATTGCTAGCCGCCATTCCGAAGCCCGAAGGCGGCGGGCTGGTATTCCGTGGACCTTCGGGTGGACCCGTGGGTGGGTTGCCGCACATCTGGGAGCGGATCAGGAAGCGGGCTGGTCTGGACGGGGTCCGCCTCCACGATCTTCGCCACAGCTACGCCGCTGTCGGCGCATCAGGCGGCCAGTCGCTGCCGATCCTCGGGGCAATCCTGGGCCACAGCGACACGGCGACGACTCAGAGGTACGCGCATTTGACGGCCAGCCCTGTCCAGGCAGCCGCCGACCTGATCTCCAAGAACATCGCGGCGGCCCTGGATGGCCGACCGGCGGCCAAGCCGAAGCGCCTTCGGGTCGTGACGTAG
- a CDS encoding YihY family inner membrane protein, translating to MKNVLSDTVRNLPTALSRSIRRFSTDEVLVRASSLAFASMLSMVPVAAVSLVIFSSFPEFIAYASHLKGLIIRTFLPGIGGVLESHIDEFIANASSLSIIGICSLMSSSAFLMFEIRSTFSRIFGSFPRSSVAERIFELIAFLTSGPIAIAGVGWGAAMILERYGVDLGAISASWQSYGIAFGAFFLILVICSPRGTSVTACLVGSVVGCTVYSLAQFAFIKYISLPVLPNLIYGAMAIIPLLQMWLLVLWVIIILSATLAAELSAGEIANRID from the coding sequence ATGAAAAACGTCTTGAGCGATACTGTCAGAAATTTGCCTACCGCCCTCAGCCGGTCGATCCGGCGATTCTCGACGGATGAAGTCCTGGTGAGGGCCAGTTCACTGGCCTTTGCCAGTATGCTTTCAATGGTGCCGGTAGCGGCGGTCAGTCTCGTGATTTTTTCCAGTTTCCCCGAATTCATCGCATACGCATCCCATCTCAAGGGCTTGATAATCAGAACATTCCTTCCGGGGATTGGGGGCGTTCTGGAGTCTCACATCGATGAATTCATCGCCAATGCAAGCTCCCTGTCGATCATCGGGATATGTTCCCTGATGAGTTCCAGTGCATTTCTGATGTTTGAGATCCGTTCGACATTCAGCCGGATTTTCGGGTCTTTCCCGCGATCGTCGGTTGCGGAAAGGATCTTCGAACTGATCGCTTTCTTGACTTCGGGGCCGATCGCAATCGCCGGGGTGGGGTGGGGCGCCGCCATGATCCTGGAGAGATACGGCGTCGATCTCGGAGCCATATCGGCATCATGGCAATCCTACGGAATTGCCTTCGGGGCCTTCTTCCTGATTCTCGTCATATGCTCACCCAGGGGAACATCGGTTACCGCCTGCCTGGTCGGATCAGTCGTCGGATGTACAGTTTATTCTTTGGCGCAATTCGCCTTCATCAAATACATCTCGCTGCCCGTCCTGCCGAACCTGATCTATGGCGCCATGGCCATAATTCCGCTTCTACAGATGTGGCTGCTCGTGTTGTGGGTAATTATAATACTCTCGGCGACCTTGGCTGCTGAGTTGAGCGCAGGAGAGATTGCTAATCGAATTGACTAG
- a CDS encoding SEL1-like repeat protein, translating to MEPNSPSPLRSASSGGLTLIGFVLFLVGGAWAISLYGKLGTHPSDDMYTMVFMIIFALPMTLVGFLMAWAGQALAGPSGAIPMKRVMIGVMALAVLYVLWDQHMQQSERDAAWLSYEQEIKRLTEMAQQGDGDAQCRLGHQQRSIEWFAKAALQGKPCATELQRIYEERGTDANLDWATKYRWYLISQMAGNSKLEKDVHWLKTEMVSPAVAAEEEARAREWCAQPGYCLPPK from the coding sequence ATGGAGCCAAACAGCCCCTCTCCCCTGCGCAGTGCTTCATCCGGCGGCCTGACCCTCATAGGATTTGTCCTGTTTCTGGTGGGAGGTGCCTGGGCCATCAGCCTATATGGCAAGCTGGGCACTCATCCGTCGGACGACATGTACACGATGGTGTTCATGATCATCTTCGCCTTGCCAATGACACTGGTTGGCTTCTTGATGGCCTGGGCCGGGCAAGCGCTGGCGGGGCCTAGCGGGGCGATCCCTATGAAACGGGTCATGATCGGGGTCATGGCCTTGGCGGTGCTGTACGTTCTATGGGACCAGCACATGCAGCAAAGCGAACGGGATGCGGCTTGGCTTTCCTACGAACAGGAGATCAAGCGGTTAACAGAGATGGCGCAACAGGGCGACGGTGACGCCCAATGCCGTCTTGGCCATCAACAGAGGTCAATCGAATGGTTCGCCAAGGCAGCGCTGCAAGGCAAACCCTGCGCCACTGAATTGCAGAGAATTTATGAGGAACGGGGAACCGACGCCAATCTTGACTGGGCGACGAAGTATCGCTGGTACCTGATCTCTCAAATGGCGGGTAACAGCAAATTAGAGAAGGACGTGCATTGGCTGAAAACCGAGATGGTTTCCCCTGCAGTGGCCGCCGAGGAAGAAGCTCGAGCGCGAGAATGGTGTGCCCAGCCCGGCTATTGTCTCCCCCCGAAATAA
- a CDS encoding M48 family metallopeptidase — MTSAQVANEVSAYGYVQRLREYHSRGALDSDAYMTELVGSVAEPLIVAAKDLYPQTTDWNWEWHLADTGEINAYCMPGGRIIVLSGLLSDQVLGDDRDMLATILAHEVSHAILQHTRESMGRGWLAQGLAWTMAKSLKIGALREQEMVKDLKLAFLDPKSRILEAEADVLGLELMSRAGFDSAKAVATWEHMAEGTHSNVQDVMTQRAMAFLSDHPSDRDRLARMKALQPKAAPLAAKGKHWDWAVQGISDQQADILDKVAGAFGLGASRFSITERQEIAKRVAQVEGIHPRQAAEELDKALWETGLSQGGAIQMGLTAMVRGVGGWERLERICAAWAKSNPSHALYQDPAQATRLNLSDTDRSLALSGMKRVEAYLNSDRFIVRLWRDVASEIGKTRPKAAEAIRDWLQSGMGNPASNGGRAGQ; from the coding sequence ATGACCAGCGCCCAAGTGGCCAATGAAGTCTCCGCCTATGGCTATGTCCAGCGGCTTCGGGAATACCATTCCCGCGGCGCTCTCGACAGCGATGCCTATATGACCGAGTTGGTCGGCTCGGTAGCCGAACCGCTGATCGTCGCCGCCAAGGATCTGTACCCACAGACCACCGATTGGAACTGGGAATGGCATTTGGCCGATACCGGCGAAATCAACGCGTATTGCATGCCCGGCGGCCGGATCATTGTGCTGTCGGGCTTGCTGTCGGATCAGGTGCTGGGCGACGACCGCGACATGCTTGCCACCATCCTGGCGCATGAAGTCTCCCACGCCATCTTGCAACACACCCGTGAATCCATGGGGCGCGGCTGGCTGGCCCAGGGGCTGGCCTGGACCATGGCCAAGAGTCTCAAAATCGGTGCGCTGCGCGAGCAGGAGATGGTCAAGGATTTGAAGTTGGCGTTCCTCGACCCGAAAAGTCGTATCCTTGAGGCCGAGGCCGATGTGCTTGGCCTGGAACTGATGTCCCGCGCCGGATTTGATTCGGCCAAGGCGGTCGCCACTTGGGAGCATATGGCGGAGGGCACGCACTCCAACGTCCAGGACGTTATGACTCAGCGCGCCATGGCTTTCCTGTCGGATCATCCTTCCGACCGGGACCGGCTGGCCCGTATGAAGGCATTGCAGCCCAAGGCGGCACCGCTGGCAGCCAAGGGAAAACATTGGGACTGGGCGGTCCAGGGCATATCGGACCAGCAGGCCGATATCCTGGACAAGGTCGCGGGCGCCTTCGGTCTGGGGGCAAGCCGATTTTCCATTACCGAACGCCAAGAGATTGCCAAACGGGTGGCCCAGGTCGAGGGCATTCATCCTCGGCAGGCCGCAGAGGAACTGGACAAGGCCCTGTGGGAAACCGGCCTGTCCCAGGGCGGCGCCATCCAGATGGGACTGACGGCCATGGTTCGCGGCGTCGGCGGATGGGAAAGGCTGGAACGCATCTGCGCGGCCTGGGCCAAGTCGAACCCGTCGCACGCCCTGTACCAGGATCCTGCCCAGGCCACCCGACTCAATCTTTCCGACACTGATCGCAGCCTGGCCTTGAGCGGTATGAAGCGGGTGGAAGCCTACCTGAATTCTGACAGGTTTATTGTGCGGCTGTGGCGCGACGTAGCCAGCGAGATCGGCAAGACCCGGCCCAAGGCCGCCGAAGCCATCCGGGATTGGCTCCAGTCCGGCATGGGCAATCCGGCGTCCAACGGCGGGAGGGCCGGACAATGA
- a CDS encoding sensor histidine kinase: MLKLDVGTMAFSSAIASLAAAIIIISYASPSRSLRHWGLFSLSAAAYGIGVIAIVHRGVLPPMLAIIGGNFMVMVSALALHAGTSGIFGRFDRRFIAVYVLFMLLYLAGYTYYYAAEDNINARIAVISLLRIPVFFHVSVIIHRYRQRHASQGAMMLEVVAGVWAALLIPRSIGALYIEGPIREFVGLVGFQAAYFAASGLGNVLVAVGLLRMESDTEVARLGKMVEEKTEELERQLFDHTQKEILIRSILNASADAVMLFQPDGTLLAVNDVMADRFGCAAEQLVGTSLWDLFPPDVAESRRRASLAVLENGVPNHILDHRGSSYFDNSIYPVAGPDGRADRLAVFSRDITDKVNSEAKIATYITEVERSNAELEQFAYVASHDLREPLRMISSYLSLLERRYGDRLDGDGLEFIGFARDGAKRMDLLVLDLLDLSRIERKGDPIVPMPIMPSVQLALTNLGMTIKDNSATITTDDVIYPSWVLGDPTQIMRLFQNLIGNSLKYRKPDSDPVIQIGGRPLDGYWQFSIGDNGIGIASEYFERVFGIFQRLHTREKYDGTGIGLAVCKKIIERHRGRIWVESIPGEGSTFHFTLPCAPCPGE, from the coding sequence ATGCTCAAACTTGACGTAGGCACGATGGCTTTCTCGTCCGCCATAGCGTCCTTGGCGGCAGCGATCATCATTATATCCTATGCCAGTCCTAGCCGCAGCCTCCGGCATTGGGGCCTGTTTTCGCTTTCTGCCGCCGCTTATGGGATTGGCGTAATCGCTATTGTCCATAGAGGTGTCCTGCCGCCCATGCTGGCAATCATCGGCGGAAACTTCATGGTGATGGTGTCTGCACTGGCGCTCCATGCCGGAACCAGCGGAATCTTTGGTCGCTTTGATCGCCGGTTCATTGCCGTTTATGTTTTATTTATGCTTCTGTATCTAGCTGGGTACACATACTATTACGCAGCTGAAGATAACATCAATGCGCGAATAGCAGTCATATCCCTGCTTCGTATTCCGGTTTTTTTTCACGTATCCGTCATCATCCACCGCTACCGCCAGCGCCATGCTTCCCAAGGAGCGATGATGCTTGAGGTGGTGGCTGGTGTTTGGGCTGCACTGCTAATACCACGCAGCATCGGTGCCTTGTATATTGAGGGGCCTATCCGTGAGTTTGTCGGGCTCGTCGGATTTCAAGCAGCCTATTTTGCCGCGTCTGGGCTGGGCAATGTGCTGGTCGCCGTCGGGTTGCTGCGAATGGAATCGGATACAGAAGTTGCCCGGTTGGGCAAAATGGTTGAAGAGAAAACTGAGGAGTTGGAACGTCAGCTCTTTGATCACACCCAAAAAGAGATCTTGATCCGAAGCATACTCAATGCGTCCGCAGACGCAGTCATGCTATTTCAGCCTGATGGAACGTTACTGGCGGTCAATGACGTCATGGCGGATCGCTTTGGCTGCGCGGCAGAACAGTTAGTCGGAACGTCCTTGTGGGATCTTTTCCCGCCTGATGTTGCGGAAAGCCGACGCCGGGCAAGCCTAGCGGTTCTAGAAAACGGTGTTCCCAACCATATCCTAGATCACAGAGGCTCCAGCTACTTTGACAACAGCATATATCCCGTAGCAGGTCCTGACGGCAGGGCAGATAGGCTTGCTGTTTTTTCTCGTGATATCACCGATAAGGTGAATTCTGAAGCCAAGATAGCTACCTATATTACCGAGGTGGAGCGCTCAAACGCTGAACTGGAGCAGTTTGCCTACGTCGCGAGCCACGATCTCCGTGAACCCCTGCGCATGATCAGCAGCTACCTGTCCTTGCTAGAGAGGCGCTACGGTGATCGTCTCGACGGTGATGGCTTAGAGTTCATTGGCTTCGCCCGCGACGGCGCCAAGCGTATGGACCTGCTTGTGCTTGATTTACTCGATCTGTCCCGTATCGAGCGCAAGGGCGACCCAATCGTTCCCATGCCGATTATGCCTTCGGTGCAATTGGCCCTCACCAATCTGGGGATGACGATCAAGGACAACTCGGCGACCATAACCACCGACGACGTAATCTATCCCTCCTGGGTGTTAGGCGATCCCACTCAAATCATGAGACTTTTCCAGAACCTGATCGGCAACTCGCTCAAATACCGAAAGCCTGACTCTGACCCCGTTATTCAAATTGGTGGTCGCCCCCTAGATGGTTATTGGCAGTTCAGTATTGGCGACAACGGCATAGGCATTGCCTCGGAGTATTTTGAGCGCGTCTTTGGCATTTTCCAGCGCCTCCACACGAGAGAGAAATACGATGGAACAGGCATTGGGCTGGCGGTTTGCAAGAAGATCATTGAGCGTCATCGCGGGCGTATCTGGGTGGAGTCAATACCCGGTGAAGGATCAACGTTCCACTTCACACTGCCATGTGCACCATGCCCAGGAGAATAA